In Fictibacillus halophilus, a single genomic region encodes these proteins:
- a CDS encoding SDR family NAD(P)-dependent oxidoreductase, which yields MNLDLEDKVVLVTGGSKGIGQGIALAFLEEGAKVGIVGRNLADLKAAQKEGIKIFQGDVTIAEDRERVMEEFVTNFGTIDVLVNNAGGSNGSSVMETSIEQFEEAMHLNFLSAVDLSKKAAAIMSGKSDGGAIINISSIFGRESGGKPTYNASKAAMISFTKSFGDEMIKKGIRVNGVAPGSILHETGNWKKRLEQDPVKINSFVEEHISAGRFGTVEEVANVVVFLASKKASWVVGSTLNVDGGQSYSNF from the coding sequence ATGAATTTAGATCTTGAAGATAAAGTTGTGCTTGTTACAGGTGGATCTAAAGGGATCGGTCAAGGCATCGCTCTTGCCTTTTTAGAAGAAGGTGCAAAAGTGGGGATCGTCGGTCGTAACTTGGCTGATCTGAAAGCTGCACAAAAAGAAGGAATCAAAATTTTCCAAGGTGATGTGACGATTGCTGAGGATCGTGAACGAGTGATGGAAGAGTTCGTTACGAATTTTGGAACGATTGATGTCTTGGTTAACAATGCAGGTGGGAGCAATGGTTCTTCTGTTATGGAGACGAGCATAGAGCAGTTTGAGGAAGCCATGCATTTGAACTTTCTTTCAGCTGTTGATTTGAGTAAAAAAGCGGCAGCGATAATGAGTGGGAAATCTGACGGTGGAGCTATTATTAACATTTCGTCTATTTTTGGCCGGGAATCTGGTGGTAAGCCTACGTACAATGCAAGTAAGGCAGCCATGATTTCCTTTACAAAATCATTTGGTGACGAGATGATTAAGAAGGGGATTCGAGTAAACGGCGTAGCCCCTGGATCGATCTTGCATGAAACAGGAAACTGGAAAAAAAGATTGGAACAAGATCCAGTTAAAATCAATTCATTTGTGGAAGAACATATTTCTGCTGGACGATTTGGTACAGTGGAAGAAGTAGCCAACGTGGTTGTGTTTTTAGCTTCTAAGAAGGCTTCATGGGTTGTAGGAAGCACGCTGAACGTGGATGGCGGACAGTCTTATAGTAATTTTTAA